Proteins from a genomic interval of Medicago truncatula cultivar Jemalong A17 chromosome 3, MtrunA17r5.0-ANR, whole genome shotgun sequence:
- the LOC25489453 gene encoding uncharacterized protein, with protein MVSLFKALSMTPRTEVKEEFESSRKRKFEEPFTEEFFKDQTNLEKRKSTFDTKPPLETMFPSNNWCQYLGIQSGQIQLCNTRPDRTTIETSKRSLRQPLSDHMSLDLELNLTCESQRKKENSDQKKNSGNSPKSLSEHDDLCIESSKFKKDSGGLNGSQSWLSTTEGDYKEMVATVCMQCHMLVMICKSSPACPNCKFMHSPDQNPSKFLKSRCSFFCSS; from the exons ATGGTATCCTTATTCAAAGCACTGTCCATGACTCCAAGAACTGAAGTTAAAGAAGAATTTGAATCATCGAGGAAAAGAAAGTTTGAGGAACCATTTACCGAAGAATTCTTCAAGGATCAAACAAATTTAGAGAAAAGGAAATCCACCTTTGATACAAAGCCTCCCCTAGAGACCATGTTTCCTTCAAATAATTGGTGCCAATACCTTGGTATTCAG tCAGGGCAGATACAATTGTGTAACACAAGACCGGATCGGACAACGATAGAAACCTCAAAACGAAGCCTGCGACAACCTCTTTCTGATCACATGAGCTTAGACCTTGAGCTAAACTTGACATGTGAATcacaaaggaaaaaagaaaacagtGATCAGAAGAAGAATTCTGGTAATTCTCCCAAGAGTTTGTCAGAACATGATGATCTTTGTATTGAATCAAGCAAGTTTAAGAAAGATTCAGGTGGTTTAAACGGTTCTCAGTCGTGGTTGTCGACAACCGAAGGAGATTACAAAGAGATGGTTGCTACAGTTTGCATGCAGTGTCACATGTTGGTTATGATATGCAAGTCTTCTCCTGCCTGTCCTAACTGCAAATTCATGCACTCACCAGATCAGAACCCTTCGAAATTCTTGAAGAGCAGGTGCAGCTTCTTCTGCTCTAGTTAG
- the LOC25489449 gene encoding sugar transport protein 5 has translation MAGGGFSMDTQVTATNVGSKLTFLIIITCIVAASSGLLFGYDIGISGGVTTMKPFLKKFFPDILRKAVGTKVNMYCVYDSQILTLFTSSLYLAGFMSSLVASKATTMFGRRNVIIMGGIVFLAGGAINGGSENISMLILGRVLLGLGVGFTNQAAPLYLSEIAPPKWRGALSTSFPFFLGFGIIVAGCINYGTAKHTWGWRLSLGLAVVPAAVITIGAFLITDTPNSLVERGKIEQAKKALHKIRGSSIDIEPELEELIRSTKIAKSLQQEPFKTIFKREYRPHLVMAIAIPFFQQVTGINIIAFYSPNLFRSLGLGHNASLLSAIILGVVNLASILVSSTVIDRFGRRFLFITGGIIMFVCLLAVSIVLAVVTGVDGTNDISKGNAILVLVLMCFYAAGFGLSWSPLTWLIPTEIFPVNIRSTGQSIAVAVHFIMIFVLSQTFLTMLCHLKFGAFLFYAGWVVVMTLFIIFFLPETKGIALDSMHIIWGKHWFWYRFVKGEDGEGNHP, from the exons ATGGCTGGTGGAGGATTCTCTATGGATACACAAGTTACTGCCACCAATGTTGGTAGCAAATTAACATTCTTAATCATCATTACCTGCATAGTTGCTGCTTCCAGTGGCCTTCTTTTTGGATATGACATCGGAATTTCAG GAGGTGTCACAACTATGAAgccatttcttaaaaaattcttCCCAGACATTCTAAGAAAGGCAGTTGGTACTAAGGTGAACATGTACTGTGTGTATGATAGTCAAATATTGACATTATTCACGTCTTCTCTTTATCTAGCTGGATTTATGTCGTCACTTGTAGCTAGCAAAGCTACAACGATGTTTGGTCGGAGAAACGTCATCATAATGGGTGGTATTGTCTTCCTTGCTGGTGGTGCAATTAACGGAGGTTCTGAAAATATCTCTATGCTTATCTTGGGTCGTGTTCTTCTTGGGTTGGGGGTCGGTTTCACTAATCAA GCTGCACCATTGTACCTATCTGAAATTGCTCCACCAAAATGGCGAGGCGCTTTGAGCACAAGCTTTCCATTCTTTTTAGGATTTGGTATAATCGTTGCAGGTTGCATAAACTATGGCACTGCCAAGCATACATGGGGATGGAGACTCTCTCTTGGACTTGCAGTTGTGCCTGCAGCTGTAATTACAATTGGTGCCTTCCTCATAACTGACACACCCAACAGCTTAGTCGAACGTGGTAAGATAGAGCAAGCCAAAAAAGCATTACACAAAATCAGAGGATCTTCCATTGATATTGAACCTGAGTTAGAAGAACTTATTAGGTCAACAAAAATTGCAAAATCACTGCAACAAGAGCCCTTTAAAACCATATTCAAAAGGGAGTATCGACCTCACTTGGTAATGGCGATAGCAATCCCGTTTTTTCAACAAGTTACAGGGATCAAcattattgctttctattcacCTAACCTCTTTAGATCTTTGGGGTTGGGACACAATGCTTCTTTACTTTCTGCGATTATACTTGGCGTTGTTAACCTTGCATCTATCCTCGTCTCTTCTACTGTTATTGATCGATTTGGTCGAAGATTCTTGTTCATTACTGGGGGTATTATCATGTTTGTCTGCTTG CTTGCGGTGTCCATTGTGCTAGCAGTGGTAACTGGTGTTGATGGTACAAATGACATATCAAAGGGCAATGCAATATTGGTATTGGTACTAATGTGTTTCTATGCTGCGGGTTTTGGTTTGTCGTGGAGTCCTCTAACATGGCTAATTCCAACTGAGATTTTTCCAGTAAATATAAGAAGCACTGGACAAAGCATAGCTGTTGCTGTGCATTTCATAATGATATTTGTGTTATCGCAAACATTCTTGACTATGTTATGCCACTTGAAGTTTGGGGCATTTTTGTTCTATGCTGGTTGGGTTGTTGTGATGACtcttttcattatattttttttgccgGAGACTAAAGGAATTGCTTTGGATTCAATGCACATCATATGGGGTAAACATTGGTTTTGGTATCGGTTTGTTAAAGGAGAAGACGGAGAAGGAAATCATCCATGA